One Tenrec ecaudatus isolate mTenEca1 chromosome 12, mTenEca1.hap1, whole genome shotgun sequence DNA segment encodes these proteins:
- the TFAP4 gene encoding transcription factor AP-4 isoform X1 → MEYFMVPTQKVPSLQHFRKTEKEVIGGLCSLANIPLTPETQRDQERRIRREIANSNERRRMQSINAGFQSLKTLIPHTDGEKLSKAAILQQTAEYIFSLEQEKTRLLQQNTQLKRFIQELSGSSPKRRRAEDKDEGIGSPDIWEDEKAEDLRREMIELRQQLDKERSVRMMLEEQVRSLEAHMYPEKLKVIAQQVQLQQQQEQVRLLHQEKLEREQQHLRTQLLPPPAPTHHPTVIVPAPPPPPSHHINVVTMGPSSVINSVSTSRQNLDTIVQAIQHIEGTQERQEEERRAVIVKPLRCGSGSEAPASDTASDSEASDSDTMDQSREEPSGDGELP, encoded by the exons ATGGAGTATTTCATGGTGCCCACTCAGAAGGTGCCCTCTTTGCAACATTTCAGGAAAACAGAGAAAGAAGTGATAGGAGGGCTCTGTAG CCTGGCCAATATTCCACTGACTCCAGAGACGCAGCGGGACCAGGAGCGGCGGATCCGAAGGGAgattgccaacagcaatgagcggCGGCGCATGCAGAGCATCAACGCCGGCTTCCAGTCCCTCAAGACCCTCATTCCCCACACGGACGGAGAGAAGCTCAGCAAG GCAGCCATCCTCCAGCAGACAGCTGAGTACATCTTTTCGCTGGAGCAGGAGAAGACCCGCCTTCTGCAGCAGAACACCCAGCTGAAGCGCTTCATCCAG GAACTGAGCGGCTCATCCCCTAAGCGGCGCCGGGCGGAGGACAAAGATGAGGGCATTGGCTCCCCGGACATCTGGGAAGATGAGAAGGCGGAGGACCTGCGGCGGGAGATGATCGAGCTGCGGCAGCAGCTAGACAAGGAGCGCTCAGTGCGCATGATGCTGGAGGAGCAG GTGCGCTCGTTAGAGGCTCACATGTACCCAGAAAAGCTCAAGGTGATAGCACAGCAGGTGCagctacagcagcagcaagagcagGTGCGGCTGCTGCACCAGGAGAAGCTTGAGCGGGAACAACAACACCTACGTACCCAG CTCCTGCCCCCTCcggcccccacccaccaccccacagTGATTGTGCCGGCAccacctcccccgccctcccaccaCATCAACGTCGTCACCATGGGCCCCTCCTCAGTCATCAACTCTGTCTCCACATCCCGACAAAACTTGGACACCATCGTGCAG GCGATCCAGCACATCGAGGGCACCCAGGAGCGGCAGGAAGAGGAGCGGCGGGCGGTCATCGTAAAGCCCCTCCGCTGCGGCTCCGGCTCGGAGGCCCCCGCCTCCGACACAGCCTCCGACTCGGAGGCCTCTGACAGTGACACCATGGACCAGAGCCGGGAGGAGCCATCGGGGGATGGGGAGCTTCCCTga
- the TFAP4 gene encoding transcription factor AP-4 isoform X2: protein MQSINAGFQSLKTLIPHTDGEKLSKAAILQQTAEYIFSLEQEKTRLLQQNTQLKRFIQELSGSSPKRRRAEDKDEGIGSPDIWEDEKAEDLRREMIELRQQLDKERSVRMMLEEQVRSLEAHMYPEKLKVIAQQVQLQQQQEQVRLLHQEKLEREQQHLRTQLLPPPAPTHHPTVIVPAPPPPPSHHINVVTMGPSSVINSVSTSRQNLDTIVQAIQHIEGTQERQEEERRAVIVKPLRCGSGSEAPASDTASDSEASDSDTMDQSREEPSGDGELP, encoded by the exons ATGCAGAGCATCAACGCCGGCTTCCAGTCCCTCAAGACCCTCATTCCCCACACGGACGGAGAGAAGCTCAGCAAG GCAGCCATCCTCCAGCAGACAGCTGAGTACATCTTTTCGCTGGAGCAGGAGAAGACCCGCCTTCTGCAGCAGAACACCCAGCTGAAGCGCTTCATCCAG GAACTGAGCGGCTCATCCCCTAAGCGGCGCCGGGCGGAGGACAAAGATGAGGGCATTGGCTCCCCGGACATCTGGGAAGATGAGAAGGCGGAGGACCTGCGGCGGGAGATGATCGAGCTGCGGCAGCAGCTAGACAAGGAGCGCTCAGTGCGCATGATGCTGGAGGAGCAG GTGCGCTCGTTAGAGGCTCACATGTACCCAGAAAAGCTCAAGGTGATAGCACAGCAGGTGCagctacagcagcagcaagagcagGTGCGGCTGCTGCACCAGGAGAAGCTTGAGCGGGAACAACAACACCTACGTACCCAG CTCCTGCCCCCTCcggcccccacccaccaccccacagTGATTGTGCCGGCAccacctcccccgccctcccaccaCATCAACGTCGTCACCATGGGCCCCTCCTCAGTCATCAACTCTGTCTCCACATCCCGACAAAACTTGGACACCATCGTGCAG GCGATCCAGCACATCGAGGGCACCCAGGAGCGGCAGGAAGAGGAGCGGCGGGCGGTCATCGTAAAGCCCCTCCGCTGCGGCTCCGGCTCGGAGGCCCCCGCCTCCGACACAGCCTCCGACTCGGAGGCCTCTGACAGTGACACCATGGACCAGAGCCGGGAGGAGCCATCGGGGGATGGGGAGCTTCCCTga